TACTAGAAAAAACCTAAACCACTTAAGACATAAACATCTAACATCTAACATCACAACACCTAAAATCTAGACATCACCAAATCACGAACCATCAAGGGGATGGGAAAATGCCACTGCCACCTCCGAGGCTGCCGCCACCGCCAATACCACCACCAAGTCCTCCAACACCGCCTAAACTGCCCAGGCCACCGATACCCGTATAACCGCCTATTCCGGTGGCACCACCGATTCCACCAATTTTCCCAATCCCACCAAGGCCGCCAAGAAAAGGGATTCCACCAGCAATTCCACCATAGCCACCCATCCCAGCAAAGCCACCAACTCCACCGTAAATAAAATTCTTCTTGTCATCAATGCCACTCGTACCCTTCGGTGAATCCGCCTTCGGTGCATCGGCTTGCAACGTTTGCTCCTCCGTTGAGGCACCTGGCATCGTTGTTTGTCGGTTATCGAGGCCGACATGGCTAGGCACATTACGTGCATGGCTAGCTTGCACAACCACCAAAACAAGCACAAGAGATGCGAAAACCCTACCCATCTTTCCTTCTTTCCCCATAAAACGGCTGTTCACTGGAGTTAGCTAGCTAGTTTTGCATGGAAATGCCTTATATATAGGAGACTCAAAGGTGGAGGACAGTTGAGGGTAATAAAGGTTGAAAATGAGACATTGCTTCTCACAATCTCGAGACAGGAAATTCTTTGAATTTGGCATCAGAGTGTTAGGTAGAGGAAAAGAGGAGAAAATTTAAGGAAGTCATGTGTTTTTGTCACCAAAGTGCATCGCCTTTAATAAACCAAACACTTCATTTGTATGAATATTTGGTTCGGTTCGACTCAACAGTACGGATTGACCAATAGTACGTAAACTTTATATTAGTGTAGAGTTTGATTCATTGAAAACGAATTCTCAAAATCATTTTTAgaaaatgatatatgtttttttgaaaaattaatattttttagtatttaaatgGATCTGTGTAAAATATCTTTTGCTGTTTAGCATATATGTGGAATTTTtgtatcttttcattgtttaattgagtttattttatatttataaatttatattttacattgttcattgtaaaacacataaatatatttgttataaaatattatagtacaattttcttttaacaatctaaatttattttataataagaaaatattttgtaaaatcaatgtcatatataaacttaataatgaTGCTTAATTGAACTtgatttaaattacatatattacatatatgagagtACATATTGACACATTAGAGTTGTATGGATAAATGAAGCTAAgcattattgaaataaataatcaaaattgtataattaaaatattcatattcttatactaggttaaaatatgttataagtacTTGTACGcttcgtaaatttaaaatttaggccatgtatttttattttttggttagtCCTACTTTTTAGATATCAGAATTCAAGTCAGTTTTAGcataagtaaaaatatttttgttaaattcatgttcattataaagttattttttagttacatgaataccgaatatattttatttaaaaatgcgacattaataaaattgacaaaaaaatttacaatgttaacaattggacttgattttcaaatttgaaaagtagagggattaaattcttgaaaataaaagtacagagactaaattctaaatttgtgaaaagtacatagacttatgacatattttaacatttatacaacaaaaaaaattattattaatatatttataattgtaataaatgttaacaattggacttgattgtCTAGGGTACATATGCTTATTTGACGTATATCATGGACACACTCGAATCTAGAATTAAAATCAGTTAAGTGCCTATTGTGAGAGAGTTtctagatgtgtttcctgatGAACTTTCTAGAATGCACCCTAAGAGGGAGATAGAGTTTTTAGTTGAGTTGGAACCAGGGACGCCCCCTATCTTAAGCACGCCCTACAGAATGGTGCTAGTGGGGCTTAAGGAATTGAAGGAGCAGTTACATGATCTATCGAGTAAAGgtttcattaggcctagtgtgtcacATTGGGGTGTGCCAATCTTGTTTAttaagaagaaagacggatctatgCACCTGTACAtggactatcgtcagttgaataaagccacaataaagaacaagtaccctctACCCAGGATTGAAGActtgttttgtaacacccctaatccatatctATCGCCATAATTGGGTTAAGGAGCATTACCgaaaacttttaacttaaaacattcaattacaACCATTTTATGAAACACATCatattccattcaaacacatgcgtATCGTCCTTTATTTGAGCCCGCAAGGCCTTAAAATCTCATTAgaaatgattcgagactaaattgaaaacaatcaaaaagttcaaggaaaagtcaaaaaatttgaactgcaagggtcacatggccgtgtgactcatacggttgagacacacgcacgtgtctcaggccgtatcacatttgaaatagggacacatggctgtgtcctagcccgtatccgtgtccatgcccatgtaactctctgacttggtttacacggccaagccacacgcccgtgtgccaagccgtgtaacactcgaaatgcaaccttttaaaaaaacctacaggggacacatggccgtgtcgcatgGCCATGTGGCACACAGGGCTGAGACATGCGCCCGCGTCTTAAGCCGTGTGGAtaagaaataggccaaattcaagtcatttctttcacccaattcaagcacaCCCTTACAATCCATTTGCATATATGGCTAAGGTATCAAAACATGTTCAAACAtacataaaatgaccaatttcaataaccaaaatttcattcaaccaatatgccaaaaggcacctcaatcacaacaatcacgtatatttaaacatattaataattgGTCACCTTGAtaccattttaaaacatatcatgCTTGACTTATACCATGTCAATATAACTTATAATTTGAACCATTGTTTTTATACATCCCAAATACACATATAtctaattgatatatatatatttgaccaTATTTCATCCATATATATTTAGCTTAATTCCATACCACGTTATACCATAATTAACCAAAAGCcaaaatcacattcaaacataccaaatgggtcataattcaaccaattatacttgactaaattcCATACCAAATCATGCCCAAAActataatatcccgaattagggcctaatc
The sequence above is drawn from the Gossypium hirsutum isolate 1008001.06 chromosome A05, Gossypium_hirsutum_v2.1, whole genome shotgun sequence genome and encodes:
- the LOC107957220 gene encoding uncharacterized PE-PGRS family protein PE_PGRS46, coding for MGKEGKMGRVFASLVLVLVVVQASHARNVPSHVGLDNRQTTMPGASTEEQTLQADAPKADSPKGTSGIDDKKNFIYGGVGGFAGMGGYGGIAGGIPFLGGLGGIGKIGGIGGATGIGGYTGIGGLGSLGGVGGLGGGIGGGGSLGGGSGIFPSP